In a genomic window of Quercus lobata isolate SW786 chromosome 4, ValleyOak3.0 Primary Assembly, whole genome shotgun sequence:
- the LOC115983173 gene encoding putative disease resistance RPP13-like protein 1 isoform X1, translated as MVLTTFVSLASALSGLIKVVDSGPFKEFSAGDKDLIDKLKIELLTADAVLSDAEEKQITNPKVKEWLNELKHAAYDADDLLDKATTAYLKLKMKIEANYIKGKAKATSEEFKKRISVLVPFYAGVIDGLRKILERLQNLATRRDLLHLKGSERVKPPPRRQTTSLLDESQVFGRDKDKEELMASLLGDTAQESGIPVIAIVGIPGVGKTTLAQLLYNDSRVEKHFSGGKAWVHVSEELDVFKVTRTIFESVDSKNCHVTDLNVLQVSLKTTLSGKRFLLVLDDIWNENFFDWDLLSAPLKAGACGSRIIVTTRNQGVASIMRAITTHHLPQLSDECCQKLFEKYAFGTSNPDDHPDLKSIGHDIAKKCQGLPLAAKTLGALLYSKLEAKQWCRILNSKIWDLPNDKNSILPALRLSYNHLHPHLKQCFAYCSIFSKGHKFEKQKLILMWMAEGFLQQPNGEETIEEIGEKYFLELLSRSFFQASTHKKPYYLMHDLVIDLAQFVSGEFCFKLQDHKRIPEKARHLAWLMNGLDVDKKFEALLDAKSMRTLILLVSSNTEKPPALHTIISEKNLSTQLRVLSLPDKGIITLPEVANLQHLRYLDLSNTSITKLPSTTCSLYNMQTLLLSNCSRLSELPEEIEKLTNLRHLDVRRSTQITKLPPNFGKLKNLQMLTNFLVGEPKSQSSKISELGGLSCLRGELSISRLENVENEEQASKADLKSKNYLCKLEFSWNTTNSNYGRALKVLENLEPHTNLEKLTIENYSGIKFPNWLSKVNFPNMVILKLTNCSFCGSLPSLGNLSSLQELYIREMNGLKSVNFGSHGDDGSGNLPFRSLKILSFIGLKRWTTLTCHSQFPSLQKLTIEKCDELTGGLPDRTYLPCLQDLKLSNCPNFLDFQERGMLTDSISTNSYLKTLGEQICCLTSLEDLQITSLSISLLSNLQILGKGLSGLTSLKELHIRNCKMLAKLPNLQSLVITDCKELEEWGLYRMELPTCSETTNGCGGEQESSKESWLPDTLISLCINVRPRKQRGSHEMESLIDFEITGKCNEERSFPEEGLPLRISSLPDLEKLVKEFQHLTSLKRLEIKCSMSIQAEGLPTSLSFYNQNFSSLASQQGQRERLAQVLNID; from the coding sequence ATGGTCCTGACTACGTTCGTGTCGTTGGCATCGGCACTCTCGGGACTAATAAAAGTTGTGGATAGTGGCCCGTTCAAAGAATTCTCTGCAGGTGATAAGGATCTCATTGACAAGCTAAAGATAGAGCTGCTGACTGCTGACGCAGTTCTCAGTGATGCAGAGGAGAAGCAGATCACGAATCCAAAGGTGAAAGAGTGGCTCAACGAGCTCAAGCATGCTGCCTACGATGCTGACGATCTGCTGGACAAAGCCACCACTGCCTATTTGAAACTCAAGATGAAAATTGAAGCTAATTATATCAAGGGCAAAGCTAAGGCTACGTCAGAAGAGTTCAAGAAGCGAATCTCTGTTTTAGTTCCATTTTATGCTGGTGTAATAGACGGACTCAGAAAGATACTTGAAAGACTACAAAATTTAGCAACGCGGAGAGATCTTCTCCATCTCAAGGGAAGTGAAAGGGTGAAACCACCACCCAGGCGCCAGACTACTTCTTTGCTAGACGAATCTCAAGTGTTTGGTAGAGACAAAGATAAAGAGGAACTAATGGCGAGTTTGCTTGGTGATACTGCACAGGAAAGCGGAATCCCTGTCATTGCAATAGTCGGGATTCCCGGAGTTGGGAAAACTACGCTGGCTCAGCTTTTGTATAATGACTCCAGGGTCGAGAAACATTTTAGTGGAGGCAAGGCTTGGGTTCATGTTTCAGAAGAACTTGATGTTTTTAAAGTAACAAGAACAATTTTTGAGTCGGTCGATTCAAAGAACTGTCATGTCACAGACCTGAATGTTCTTCAAGTCAGTCTAAAGACGACATTGAGCGGAAAAAGATTTCTGCTTGTCTTAGATGACATTTGGAACGAGAATTTCTTTGATTGGGATTTATTGTCAGCTCCCTTAAAAGCTGGAGCATGCGGGAGTAGAATTATTGTGACTACTCGTAATCAAGGCGTTGCATCAATCATGCGGGCTATTACTACTCATCATCTACCACAATTGTCAGATGAATGCTGCCAGaagttatttgaaaaatatgcaTTCGGGACTAGCAATCCTGATGATCATCCAGATTTAAAAAGTATTGGTCATGATATTGCAAAGAAGTGCCAAGGCTTACCTCTAGCTGCAAAAACACTCGGGGCCCTCTTGTACTCGAAATTAGAAGCTAAGCAATGGTGTAGAATACTAAATAGCAAGATATGGGATCTGCCTAATGATAAGAATAGCATACTTCCGGCATTAAGATTGAGCTATAATCATCTTCATCCACATCTCAAACAGTGCTTTGCTTATTGTTCGATATTTTCAAAGGGCCATAAGTTTGAAAAACAGAAATTGATTCTCATGTGGATGGCGGAAGGTTTCTTGCAGCAGCCAAATGGTGAGGAGACAATTGAAGAAATCGGAGAAAAGTACTTTCTTGAACTATTGTCAAGATCATTTTTTCAAGCATCAACTCACAAAAAACCATACTATTTAATGCATGACCTTGTCATTGATTTAGCTCAATTTGTATCTGGAGAATTTTGTTTCAAGCTTCAGGACCACAAGCGAATTCCAGAAAAGGCTCGGCATTTAGCATGGTTGATGAATGGGCTTGATGTCGACAAGAAGTTCGAGGCCCTTCTTGATGCAAAGTCCATGAGAACCTTAATCTTACTAGTCTCTTCAAACACAGAGAAACCGCCTGCCTTGCATACAATAATTAGTGAAAAAAACTTGTCAACACAGTTACGTGTGCTTTCTTTACCTGATAAAGGGATCATTACGCTGCCTGAAGTGGCCAACTTGCAACATCTACGTTACTTGGACTTGTCTAACACGTCCATCACCAAGTTACCATCCACAACGTGTTCTTTGTATAATATGCAAACGCTATTGTTGTCAAATTGTTCTCGTCTCAGTGAGCTGCcagaagaaattgaaaaacttaCTAATTTACGCCATCTGGATGTGAGAAGAAGTACGCAAATAACAAAGTTGCCAcctaattttggaaaattaaagaATCTCCAAATGTTGACTAATTTTTTGGTGGGCGAACCCAAGAGTCAATCATCAAAGATCAGTGAATTGGGCGGGCTTTCATGTCTTCGTGGTGAGCTTTCCATCTCAAGGTTGGAGAATgtagaaaatgaagaacaagCTTCAAAGGCAGACTTGAAAAGTAAGAATTATCTTTGTAAGTTAGAATTCAGTTGGAATACTACTAATTCTAATTATGGTCGTGCACTGAAGGTTCTCGAAAATCTGGAGCCTCATACAAATTTGGAGAAGCTTACCATTGAAAATTACAGTGGTATTAAATTTCCCAATTGGTTAAGTAAGGTCAATTTCCCTAACATGGTGATCTTAAAGCTAACCAATTGCAGCTTTTGTGGGTCCTTGCCATCGCTGGGGAACTTATCTTCTCTTCAAGAGCTCTATATCAGGGAGATGAACGGATTAAAATCGGTGAATTTTGGATCTCATGGGGATGATGGCTCTGGAAATTTACCATTCAGATCTCTAAAAATTTTGTCCTTTATAGGGTTGAAAAGGTGGACGACGTTGACTTGCCATTCACAATTCCCTTCCCTCCAAAAGCTTACGATAGAAAAATGTGATGAATTGACCGGCGGCTTACCCGACCGCACCTATCTACCGTGTCTCCAAGACTTGAAATTATCTAATTGTCCGAACTTTCTAGATTTTCAGGAGAGGGGGATGCTGACAGACAGTATCAGCACAAATTCATATCTCAAAACCTTGGGTGAACAGATTTGCTGCCTCACCTCACTAGAAGATCTTCAGATCACATCACTTAGTATCAGCTTACTTTCGAATCTCCAAATTTTGGGCAAAGGGCTTTCTGGTCTCACCTCACTCAAAGAGCTTCATATTCGCAACTGCAAGATGCTGGCAAAACTCCCCAACCTACAATCTTTAGTTATCACTGATTGCAAAGAATTGGAGGAATGGGGTTTGTATAGAATGGAGTTGCCAACTTGTTCGGAGACCACAAATGGATGTGGCGGGGAACAGGAGTCTTCAAAAGAGAGCTGGCTGCCTGACACTCTCATTTCTCTTTGTATCAATGTCAGGCCTAGAAAGCAACGTGGTTCACATGAAATGGAGTCACTGATTGATTTTGAGATTACAGGAAAATGTAATGAGGAGCGGTCTTTTCCTGAAGAGGGGCTTCCTCTTCGTATCAGCAGCCTTCCAGATCTCGAAAAATTAGTCAAAGAGTTTCAGCATCTCACCTCGCTCAAAAGGCTGGAGATCAAGTGCAGTATGTCGATTCAAGCAGAGGGATTACCCACCTCCCTTTCTTTTTATAATCAAAACTTCTCTAGCCTCGCGTCTCaacaaggacaaagggaaagatTGGCACAGGTTTTAAATATTGACTAG
- the LOC115983173 gene encoding putative disease resistance RPP13-like protein 1 isoform X2: protein MVLTTFVSLASALSGLIKVVDSGPFKEFSAGDKDLIDKLKIELLTADAVLSDAEEKQITNPKVKEWLNELKHAAYDADDLLDKATTAYLKLKMKIEANYIKGKAKATSEEFKKRISVLVPFYAGVIDGLRKILERLQNLATRRDLLHLKGSERVKPPPRRQTTSLLDESQVFGRDKDKEELMASLLGDTAQESGIPVIAIVGIPGVGKTTLAQLLYNDSRVEKHFSGGKAWVHVSEELDVFKVTRTIFESVDSKNCHVTDLNVLQVSLKTTLSGKRFLLVLDDIWNENFFDWDLLSAPLKAGACGSRIIVTTRNQGVASIMRAITTHHLPQLSDECCQKLFEKYAFGTSNPDDHPDLKSIGHDIAKKCQGLPLAAKTLGALLYSKLEAKQWCRILNSKIWDLPNDKNSILPALRLSYNHLHPHLKQCFAYCSIFSKGHKFEKQKLILMWMAEGFLQQPNGEETIEEIGEKYFLELLSRSFFQASTHKKPYYLMHDLVIDLAQFVSGEFCFKLQDHKRIPEKARHLAWLMNGLDVDKKFEALLDAKSMRTLILLVSSNTEKPPALHTIISEKNLSTQLRVLSLPDKGIITLPEVANLQHLRYLDLSNTSITKLPSTTCSLYNMQTLLLSNCSRLSELPEEIEKLTNLRHLDVRRSTQITKLPPNFGKLKNLQMLTNFLVGEPKSQSSKISELGGLSCLRGELSISRLENVENEEQASKADLKSSRKSGASYKFGEAYH, encoded by the exons ATGGTCCTGACTACGTTCGTGTCGTTGGCATCGGCACTCTCGGGACTAATAAAAGTTGTGGATAGTGGCCCGTTCAAAGAATTCTCTGCAGGTGATAAGGATCTCATTGACAAGCTAAAGATAGAGCTGCTGACTGCTGACGCAGTTCTCAGTGATGCAGAGGAGAAGCAGATCACGAATCCAAAGGTGAAAGAGTGGCTCAACGAGCTCAAGCATGCTGCCTACGATGCTGACGATCTGCTGGACAAAGCCACCACTGCCTATTTGAAACTCAAGATGAAAATTGAAGCTAATTATATCAAGGGCAAAGCTAAGGCTACGTCAGAAGAGTTCAAGAAGCGAATCTCTGTTTTAGTTCCATTTTATGCTGGTGTAATAGACGGACTCAGAAAGATACTTGAAAGACTACAAAATTTAGCAACGCGGAGAGATCTTCTCCATCTCAAGGGAAGTGAAAGGGTGAAACCACCACCCAGGCGCCAGACTACTTCTTTGCTAGACGAATCTCAAGTGTTTGGTAGAGACAAAGATAAAGAGGAACTAATGGCGAGTTTGCTTGGTGATACTGCACAGGAAAGCGGAATCCCTGTCATTGCAATAGTCGGGATTCCCGGAGTTGGGAAAACTACGCTGGCTCAGCTTTTGTATAATGACTCCAGGGTCGAGAAACATTTTAGTGGAGGCAAGGCTTGGGTTCATGTTTCAGAAGAACTTGATGTTTTTAAAGTAACAAGAACAATTTTTGAGTCGGTCGATTCAAAGAACTGTCATGTCACAGACCTGAATGTTCTTCAAGTCAGTCTAAAGACGACATTGAGCGGAAAAAGATTTCTGCTTGTCTTAGATGACATTTGGAACGAGAATTTCTTTGATTGGGATTTATTGTCAGCTCCCTTAAAAGCTGGAGCATGCGGGAGTAGAATTATTGTGACTACTCGTAATCAAGGCGTTGCATCAATCATGCGGGCTATTACTACTCATCATCTACCACAATTGTCAGATGAATGCTGCCAGaagttatttgaaaaatatgcaTTCGGGACTAGCAATCCTGATGATCATCCAGATTTAAAAAGTATTGGTCATGATATTGCAAAGAAGTGCCAAGGCTTACCTCTAGCTGCAAAAACACTCGGGGCCCTCTTGTACTCGAAATTAGAAGCTAAGCAATGGTGTAGAATACTAAATAGCAAGATATGGGATCTGCCTAATGATAAGAATAGCATACTTCCGGCATTAAGATTGAGCTATAATCATCTTCATCCACATCTCAAACAGTGCTTTGCTTATTGTTCGATATTTTCAAAGGGCCATAAGTTTGAAAAACAGAAATTGATTCTCATGTGGATGGCGGAAGGTTTCTTGCAGCAGCCAAATGGTGAGGAGACAATTGAAGAAATCGGAGAAAAGTACTTTCTTGAACTATTGTCAAGATCATTTTTTCAAGCATCAACTCACAAAAAACCATACTATTTAATGCATGACCTTGTCATTGATTTAGCTCAATTTGTATCTGGAGAATTTTGTTTCAAGCTTCAGGACCACAAGCGAATTCCAGAAAAGGCTCGGCATTTAGCATGGTTGATGAATGGGCTTGATGTCGACAAGAAGTTCGAGGCCCTTCTTGATGCAAAGTCCATGAGAACCTTAATCTTACTAGTCTCTTCAAACACAGAGAAACCGCCTGCCTTGCATACAATAATTAGTGAAAAAAACTTGTCAACACAGTTACGTGTGCTTTCTTTACCTGATAAAGGGATCATTACGCTGCCTGAAGTGGCCAACTTGCAACATCTACGTTACTTGGACTTGTCTAACACGTCCATCACCAAGTTACCATCCACAACGTGTTCTTTGTATAATATGCAAACGCTATTGTTGTCAAATTGTTCTCGTCTCAGTGAGCTGCcagaagaaattgaaaaacttaCTAATTTACGCCATCTGGATGTGAGAAGAAGTACGCAAATAACAAAGTTGCCAcctaattttggaaaattaaagaATCTCCAAATGTTGACTAATTTTTTGGTGGGCGAACCCAAGAGTCAATCATCAAAGATCAGTGAATTGGGCGGGCTTTCATGTCTTCGTGGTGAGCTTTCCATCTCAAGGTTGGAGAATgtagaaaatgaagaacaagCTTCAAAGGCAGACTTGAAAA GTTCTCGAAAATCTGGAGCCTCATACAAATTTGGAGAAGCTTACCATTGA